The DNA sequence GAGGTCGTTGAAGAGAATGACCCCCATCAGCAGGATCAGGAAAAAAAAGCCGGCCTGAAAGATCCGTTCCTTCACCTTCATGCTGAGGTCCCTGCCGATGAGCCCCTCGATGGCCAACATGGCGATGAGGCCTCCGTCCAGGACAGGGATGGGAAAGAGGTTCAGGATCCCCAGGTTCAGGGACACCAGGGCCATGAATCCCATCAGGGGAACCAACCCGCCCGACGCGGCGGCCCCCGAATAGCGGGCGATGTCGATGGGACCTGACATGCTCCGGAGGGAGGCCCTGCCGGTCACGATCTTGCCGATGATTTGACCGATCAAGAGGACCAATTCTCCGTTCCTCCGGATCGACAGGGCCAGGGACTCCACGATTCCGTACTTCTCGACGCGGACGGGGGGACCTCGCTCGACACCGATCAGAACCCTGCCGTCGATCTCCGCCGGGCGAATGGTGGCCTCCAGGAACTCTTCGCCCCGCCGCAGCTTGAACAGCAACGGTTCTCCTTCGCGTTCCGACACGAACGGCGAGATGGCAGAGGGTTCATCGACGGAACCGTTCTCTCCCCGGACCTCCAGGATCTCGTCACCCGGCTTCAATCCGGCGGCTTGCGCCGGCGAGCCTTCCATGGTTCCGGTGATGATGAATGGGATCCAGGGCTCCACTCCGATGGTTCCGATCTCGCCTCTTTCCGACGCCGCGGCGACCAGCACCCGTTTATCGATTCGTTTCCCTCCCCGGTCGAGAGTCAGGCGAAGGCTCTGCCCGGGACTCGTGGCGATGGCGATCTCGGCATCCTGCCAGGTGGACACTTCGTCTCCATCGATGGCCACGATCGTGTCGCGAATCTGAATCCCCGCCGCTACGGCAGGGGAATCGTCGGCCACCGCCCCGATTTCCGCCGGTCCGGACCGGTAGGCGAGCACCTGGACCCCCAGCGTGTAGGCGGCGGCCGACAGCAGAACGGCCAGGACGATGTTCATCAAGGGGCCGGCCACGGCCACGGCGAAACGATGCCGCTTGGGGTGGGCCAGAAACTCGTCGCCGGAACCGGTGAACGACTCGTCATAGTTCTCTCCGGCCATCTTGACGTAACC is a window from the Acidobacteriota bacterium genome containing:
- the rseP gene encoding RIP metalloprotease RseP — encoded protein: MQLIGDFGTTLLAFIFVLGVMIFVHELGHYAVAKYLGIRVDVFSLGFGPRLAGFRRGDTDYRVSILPLGGYVKMAGENYDESFTGSGDEFLAHPKRHRFAVAVAGPLMNIVLAVLLSAAAYTLGVQVLAYRSGPAEIGAVADDSPAVAAGIQIRDTIVAIDGDEVSTWQDAEIAIATSPGQSLRLTLDRGGKRIDKRVLVAAASERGEIGTIGVEPWIPFIITGTMEGSPAQAAGLKPGDEILEVRGENGSVDEPSAISPFVSEREGEPLLFKLRRGEEFLEATIRPAEIDGRVLIGVERGPPVRVEKYGIVESLALSIRRNGELVLLIGQIIGKIVTGRASLRSMSGPIDIARYSGAAASGGLVPLMGFMALVSLNLGILNLFPIPVLDGGLIAMLAIEGLIGRDLSMKVKERIFQAGFFFLILLMGVILFNDLSKNLPF